The Catenulispora sp. MAP5-51 genomic interval AGGGAGACACCGCGTGGGCCTCATCGTCCAGAAGTACGGGGGCAGCTCCGTTGCCGACGCCGAGAGCATCAAGCGTGTCGCCAAACGGATCATGGAGACGCGCCGGGCCGGCCACGAGGTGTGCGTCGTGGTCTCGGCGATGGGCGACACCACCGACGAGCTGATCGACCTGGCCAAGCAGGTCTCGCCGATCCTGGAGGGCCGCGAGTACGACATGCTGCTCACCGCCGGCGAGCGCATCTCGATGTCGCTGGTGGCCATGGCCATCAACTCCATGGGCGGCGACGCGCGCAGCTTCACCGGCTCGCAGGCCGGCGTGATCACCGACCAGTCCTTCAACAAGGCCCGCATCACCTCGGTGACCCCGGGCCGGCTGCGCACGGCGCTGGACGAGGGCGCGATCACGATCGTGGCCGGCTTCCAGGGCGTCTCGGAGACCACGAAGGACATCACCACGCTGGGCCGAGGCGGCTCGGACACCACCGCGGTCGCGCTGGCCGCGGCCCTGGGCGCCGACGTCTGCGAGATCTACACCGACGTGGACGGCGTGTTCTCCGCCGACCCGCGCCTGGTGCCCAAGGCCCGCAAGCTGAACCGGGTCGCCTATGAGGAGATGCTGGAGCTCGCCGCGTCCGGCGCGAAGATCCTGCACCTGCGCAGCGTGGAGTACGCGCGCCGTTTCAACGTCCCGATCCATGTCCGTTCGTCGTTCTCCCAGCATGAGGGCACCTGGGTCCGCGCCAGAGAAGAAGGAGAAACCGTGGAGCAAGCCATCATCGCCGGGGTCGCGCATGACACCAGCGAGGCGAAGGTCACGGTGGTCGGCGTGCCCGACAAGCCCGGCGTGGCCGCCCAGATCTTCCGCACCATCGCCGACGCCGAGCTGAACATCGACATGGTGGTGCAGAACATCTCCGCCGCCGCGACCGGCCGCACCGACATCTCCTTCACGCTGCCGGTCGCCGACGGCCGCAGGGCGATCACCGCGCTGCAGAAGGTGCAGCCCGCGATCGCCTTCGAGTCGCTGCTGTTCGACGACCAGATCGCCAAGGTGTCGCTGGTCGGCGCGGGCATGAAGTCGCACCCCGGGGTGACCGCGGTGTTCTTCGAGGCCCTGTCCAACGTCGGCGTGAACGCCGAGATGATCTCGACCTCGGAGATCCGCATCTCCGTGGTCTGCCGCGCCGACGTCGTCAAGGACGCCGTCGCCGCGCTGCACACCGCCTTCGGCCTGGACGCCGATGGCAACGAAGCCGTGGTTTACGGAGGCACCGGCCGATGACTGGAAAGAAGCCCACCCTGGCGGTCGTGGGGGCGACCGGAGCGGTCGGCACCGTGATGCTCGACCTGCTGTCCACCCGCGAGGACGTCTGGGGCGAGATCCGTTTGATCGCCTCGGCGCGCAGCGCCGGGCGCAAGCTGGCCTGCCGCGGCGAGCAGTTGGAGGTCGTGGCGCTGTCCGAGGAGGCCTTCGAGGGCGTCGACGTGGCGATGTTCGACGTGCCCGACGAGGTCTCGGCGCAGTGGGCGCCGATCGCCGCAGGCCTTGGGGCGGTGGCCGTGGACAACTCCGGCGCGTTCCGGATGGACCCGGAGGTGCCGCTGGTGGTGCCGGAGGTCAACGCCTCCGCCGCGCGCAACCGGCCCAAGGGCATCATCGCCAACCCGAACTGCACGACGCTGTCGATGATCGTGGTGCTCGGTGCCCTGCACCAGCGCTACGGCCTGGCCTCGGTGGTGGCCGCGTCCTACCAGGCGGCCTCCGGTGCCGGCCAGCCCGGCATCGACACGCTGCGCGCGCAGATGGAGAAGGTGTCCGGCACCAACCTCGGCACCCACCCCGGCGACCTGCGCGGCGTGGTCGGCGACCTGGGCCCGTTCCCGGCGCCGCTGGCGCTGAACGTGGTGCCGTGGGCCGGCTCGCTGAAGGAGGACGGCTGGTCCTCCGAGGAGCTGAAGATCCGCAACGAGTCGCGCAAGATCCTGGGCCTGCCGGACCTGCGGGTGTCGGCGACCTGTGTGCGCGTCCCGGTGGTCACCACGCACTCGGTGTCCGTGCACGCCAGCTTCGAGGACGAGGTCACCGTGGCCGGCGCGCACGAGATACTGCGGGCCGCCCCGGGCGTCGTCGTGCTCGACGACCCGGCGGCCGGGGAGTTCCCGACCCCGGCGGACGTGGTCGGCACCGACCCGACGTGGGTGGGGCGCATCCGGCGTTCGCTGGACGACCCGAAGTCGCTGGAGCTGTTCGTCTGCGGCGACAACCTGCGCAAGGGCGCTGCGCTGAACACCGCGCAGATCGCCGAGGTGGTGGCTGCGGAGCTGTCCGGGAAGGTCTAAGGGTTCTTATTGCCCGGCCCATTCGGGTAGGAATATAGGCATGTGCCTGTCAGAACACCCCCGTAGGCGGTACAACTTTACGGGGGTGTTCCGTGTCTAACCATCGTGACCGCTGGAGTGTTGACGTCCGCGATGCCCACGGGTGGGGCAGTGGTGACGTCTGACCGAGAAGCCGGCGACGTCACCGTCGACCTGCTCACGCAGACGTACCGCGACCACTACGGCTCCCTGCTGAAGCTGGCCGCCCTTCTGCTGGACGACCTGGCCTCCTGCGAGGACGTGGTCCAGGAGGCGTTCATCCGGGTGCACAGCGCGCGCACGCGGGT includes:
- a CDS encoding aspartate kinase; the encoded protein is MGLIVQKYGGSSVADAESIKRVAKRIMETRRAGHEVCVVVSAMGDTTDELIDLAKQVSPILEGREYDMLLTAGERISMSLVAMAINSMGGDARSFTGSQAGVITDQSFNKARITSVTPGRLRTALDEGAITIVAGFQGVSETTKDITTLGRGGSDTTAVALAAALGADVCEIYTDVDGVFSADPRLVPKARKLNRVAYEEMLELAASGAKILHLRSVEYARRFNVPIHVRSSFSQHEGTWVRAREEGETVEQAIIAGVAHDTSEAKVTVVGVPDKPGVAAQIFRTIADAELNIDMVVQNISAAATGRTDISFTLPVADGRRAITALQKVQPAIAFESLLFDDQIAKVSLVGAGMKSHPGVTAVFFEALSNVGVNAEMISTSEIRISVVCRADVVKDAVAALHTAFGLDADGNEAVVYGGTGR
- a CDS encoding aspartate-semialdehyde dehydrogenase; this translates as MTGKKPTLAVVGATGAVGTVMLDLLSTREDVWGEIRLIASARSAGRKLACRGEQLEVVALSEEAFEGVDVAMFDVPDEVSAQWAPIAAGLGAVAVDNSGAFRMDPEVPLVVPEVNASAARNRPKGIIANPNCTTLSMIVVLGALHQRYGLASVVAASYQAASGAGQPGIDTLRAQMEKVSGTNLGTHPGDLRGVVGDLGPFPAPLALNVVPWAGSLKEDGWSSEELKIRNESRKILGLPDLRVSATCVRVPVVTTHSVSVHASFEDEVTVAGAHEILRAAPGVVVLDDPAAGEFPTPADVVGTDPTWVGRIRRSLDDPKSLELFVCGDNLRKGAALNTAQIAEVVAAELSGKV